The genomic segment GTGTCCCCTCCGGGAACCGTGCTCACCCGAGGGAGCCGAAAGCCCCTCGGTGCGGACCCGGACGGGCCCGCACCGAGGACAGTGCCGGTTGGAGCGCACACGAGGTCAAGCGGCCGGGCGGCCGCGGGCCCCGGGGGTCAGCCGACGCCGGCGTTGAGGAAGATGCCGCCCTCGACGAGGAGCGTCTGGCCGGTGATCCAGCCGGCCCGGTCGGAGAGCAGGAACTCGGCCGCGCCGCCGATGTCCTCCGGGGTGCCGAGCCGCTTGAGCGGGTAGGCCGCCGCGGCCTCCTCCTCCCGGCCCTCGTAGAGCGCCTCCGCGAACTTCGTCTTGACGACGGCGGGGGCTATCGCGTTGACCCGCACGGCCGGCGCGTACTCGTGCGCGAGCTGGAGGGTCAGGTTCACCATGGCGGCCTTGCTGATGCCGTAGGCGCCGATGAACGGCGAGGCGGAGACGCCGGCGACGGAGGCGATGTTGACGATCGCGCCGCCGTTCTCCCGCTGCCAGGCCTTCCAGGTGAGCTGGGCGAACGCGAGCGCCGAGACGACGTTGGTCTCGAACACCTTGCGCGCCACGTTCAGGTCGAGGTCGGCGATCGGCCCGAAGACGGGGTTGGTGCCCGCGTTGTTGACGAGGTAGTCGACCCGGCCGAAGGCCTCCATCGTGCGCTCGACGGCCTCCGCCTGGTGGGCCGGGTCGTGCGCCTTGCCGGCCACGGCGATGACCCGGTCGGAGCCGAGCTTCTCCACGGCCTCCTTGAGGGTCTCCTCGGTGCGCCCGGTGATGCACACCCGGTCGCCGCGGGCGACGAGCGCCTCGGCTATGCCGTAACCGATGCCGCGGCTCGCTCCGGTGATGATCGCGGTCTTTCCGCTGTCCTGCACGTCGGCAGTCATGTGTTTCCGTTCCCCTGCTGGCTAGTTGAGCGGGCCGCCGGCCACGTACATGACCTGGCCGGAGACGAATCCGGCGGCGTCGCCGGTGAAGAAGGCGATCGCGTTGGCGATGTCCTCGGGGCGGCCGACGCGCTGGACCGGGATCTGCGAGGCGGCCGCGGCCTGGAAGTCCTCGAAGTCCATGCCCACGCGGGCGGCGGTGGCGGCGGTCATCTCGGTGACGATGAAGCCGGGGGCGACGGCGTTGGCCGTGACGCCGAACTTGCCGAGTTCCTTGGCCAGGGTCTTGGTGAAGCCCTGCAGACCGGCCTTGGCGGTGGCGTAGTTGGCCTGGCCGCGGTTGCCGAGCGCGGAGCTGCTGGAGAGGTTGACGACCCGTCCGAACTTCGCGTCGACCATGTACTTCTGGCAGGCGCGGGTCATCAGGAACGCGCCCTTGAGGTGCACGTTCATCACGGTGTCCCAGTCGCCCTCGGACATCTTGAAGAGCAGGTTGTCGCGGAGCACCCCGGCGTTGTTGACGAGGACGACCGGCGCGCCGAGCTCCTCCGCGACCCGGGCCACGGCCGCCTCGACCTGGCCGGCGTCGGAGACGTCGCAGCCGACGGCGAGGGCCGTGCCGCCCGCGGCCGTGATCTTCTCCACGGTGTCCTTGCAGGCCGCCTCGTCGAGGTCGAGCACGGCCACGGCGCGGCCCTCCTCGGCCAGGCGTACGGCGGTGGCCGCGCCGATGCCGCGGGCACCGCCCGTGACAATGGCGACGCGCTGCTCGGTGGTGGACATGCGGGTTCTCCTCGCGCTCGGATGCGGGTCCGGTTCACCCGTCCGGCCGCCCGCGCCGGCGGGCGCGGGGAGTGCGGCCGGATGGGTGAGCAACCGCTTAGTAGGTCATTTGGCGAAACGCTAGAAGCCCCGGCACCCCGTGTCAACGGCCTGTCGCGCCAAGGTGCGCATGTCACAGCCCGGAAGGGCGCCACACCCGGACGGCCGGGCCCGCCGGGCCTCCACACCGGCACCCCGCCCGGCGCCTCTGCGAGGCGCGAGCGGCAACGGGCGAGAGGGAGGGAAACGCACCCGCGCGAAGCCGGGAAGGGCCGCACCCTCCGACGGAGGCGCACCCGGCAGGGCCGGGACCCGCCCGCGGGCCGCTGGGGCGGCCGGAGCCGGAAACCCACGCGGGCCGGGAGCAGCCGCGCCGAAAGGCACCCCGGTCGCGGGCGGCCGGGGGCCGCGGGGCCTCACCGCACCAGCAGCGCCAGCAACCGCTCCGCTTCGGCAACCGGGTCGGCCGTCAGCCCGGTGTGCACCGGCCCGGGCTGCAGCACCGTGCTGCGCGGCGCCACCAGCCAGCGGAACCGCCGGCCCGGGTCCTCCTCCGCGGCCCGCCCGCCGCCGCCCTGGCAGAACTCCTCGGCCGCGCGCAGCGCCGCCCGTACGCCCGCGGCATCGGCCCGCGGGTCCAGGGCGCGCAGCCGCGCCTCGTCGAGATGGGTCCGGGCCACGACGAGCGAACGCGCCCGGCAGTAGACGGCGACACCCGCGTTGAAACACTCCCCGCGCTCGATCCGCGGCACCACCCGCAGCAGCGCGTACTCGAAGACGTCGCGCCCGTCCGCTCCCGCGCTCACCGGGCCGCCCTGGCGTCGCCCGCGCCCGCCGGGGCGGACAGGAGGCTCTCGTGGACGGCCTCGGACCGGCGCAGCAGGATCTCGGCGTACGCGCGGCGCAGCGGCTCCGGGCCGTCGAAGCCGGGTTCGCCGTCCAGCCACGCGTCGGGCACCCGGGCGGTGATCTCGGCCAGCAGGTCCGCGGTCACCCGGGGCGCGAGTTCGGCCGCGGCCCGGCGGACGTCGGGGAGGAACGGGGCGAGGACGTGGTCCGTGGCGTCGTACGGCCGTGCCGCGGCCTTCCGCGCCGAGGGCCAGTGGTGGTGCCAGATCATGGTGGCTCCGTGGTCGATCAGCCAGGGTTCGCCCTGCCGCACCAGCAGGTTGGGGTTGCGCCAGGACCGGTCGACGTTGCCCACGAGGGCGTCGAACCAGACGACGCGGCCGGCGTCGGCCGGGGTCATCTCCCACCCCAGCGGGTCGAAGCCGAGCGCGCCGGAGAGGAAGCGGGCTCCGAAATTCGGCCCGCCGCCCTTGAGCAGGTCCTGCACCTCCGGGTCGGGCTCCGCCAGCCCGAGCACGGGGTCGAGCCGGACGACGGCCGGCTCCGGCACCCGCAGCCCCAGTCTGCGGCCCAGCTCGGCGCAGATCACCTCGGCGACGAGGGTCTTGCGGCCCTGCGCGGCCCCGGCGAACTTCACCACCCAGAGGCCGAGGTCGTCCGCCTCGACGAGGCCGGGCAGCGAACCGCCCTCCCGCAGCGGTGCGATGTAGCGGGTGGCGGTGACGTCGCGCAGCATCTCTCCAGGTTACGGGGGACCGCCGTGCGCGGGTGCCGGACCCGGCGGCCGGGCCGGGCGGCGCCCCGGGCGGCGCTGAACACCCCGGGGCCCCGCTGCGTACAGGTCGGGGGAAGCAAGCGGCCGTCACCGGGGCAGGTCGCGCACAGCGCCTCAGCGAAAGGGACGTACTCACCATGACGGGATCTCAGGGCTCCGCGCGGAGCACCAGCCGCCGCGCCGTGGTCACAGCCGCCGGGGCCGCCGGTCTCACGGCGGCCCTCGCCGCCTGTGGCGACTCGGGTGACTCCGGCGCCCCTGCACAGCAGCCGGACGGCGGCGCCGCGGCGCCCGAGGCGGGTGCGGACGCCGGTGCCGGCTCCGGCGAGGCCGGCGGGGGCACCGGCGGGGAGGCGGCCGGGGGCGGCACGGAGCTGGCGAAGACGGCGGACATACCCGAGGGCGGCGGCAAGGTCTTCCCGGACCAGAAGGTGGTCGTGACACAGCCGGCCGCCGGTGACTTCAAGGCCTTCTCCGCGACCTGCACCCACCAGGGCTGCGCGGTGAAGGACGTGACCGACGGCCTCATCAACTGCCCCTGCCACGGCGCCAAATACAGCGCGCTCGACGGCAGCGTCAAGGCCGGCCCGGCACCCAAGCCGCTGCCGCCCGCGAAGATCACCGTCCAGGGTGACGCGGTGATGCTGGGCTGACCGCCCCCGGCCGCCCTTCCGGCGGGGCGGCCGGGGCCGCCGCGGCCGGGCAGGACGGGGCAGGACGGGGCAGGACGGAGAAGACGGAAGAGACGGAGAAGGGGAGGCGGCGGGAAGAGGGGAAGGCCGGACAAGACCGCGGTGCGGGCCCGCGGCGCTCCAGCAGGGAGGAGCGCCGCGGGCGCTGTCGTTCCGGCCGCTCCCGCGCCCCGTCGCACGGGGCTCCCCCACGGCGTCTCCCCCGGAGCCCGCACCGCGGCGGGCTCCGCGCCGCGAACACCGCCTCGCCCACCCACCGGGGCACCTCCGCCCTCGCCGTCCCCGTGACGGAACCGTCGTTGCGCGCCCCGCCCCGAGCCCACATGCTGTCCGGACGCCCGATCACCACCAGCACGGAGGACGGACTCGATGACCGCCACCCAGCGGCGCGGCCGCCGGATCATGATGAGCCCGGAGGAGCTGGACGCCTTCCTCACCGGGCAGCGCACCTGCCGGGTGGCCACGGTCGGCGCGGACGGCCGTCCGCATGTCAGCGCGCTCTGGTTCTGCTGGGACGGCACGTCCCTCTGGCTCTACTCGCTGGCCCGCAGCCGCCGCTGGGCACAGCTGCGCCACGACCCGCGGCTCGCGGTGATCGTGGACGACGGCGAGGAGTACGGGGAGCTGCGCGGCGCCGAGCTGTCGGGGACGGCGGAGTTCGTCGGGGAGGTGCCCCGCACCGGAGAACCGCACCCCGGACTCGACGCGCCCGAGCGGCTCTTCGCCGGCAAGTACTTCGGGCTGGAGGAGCTGCCGCACGACGGGCGGCACGGCTGGCTGCGGCTCACCCCGGAGGCCGTCGCCTCCTGGGACTTCCGCAAGTTGGCGGAGGGCTGACCCCGAGGGCTCACCGGACTCCGGCACTCAGCACTCTCCGCCCACCGCACCCCCGTCCGCCGTGTCCGCTCCGCCCGTGTCCCGCGCACCCGCCGCGCTCTGCCGCAGCGCCGCCACGGCGGCCCGTATCGCGGGCCGGCGGTCGGCGTCGGCCCGCCAGACGGCGTAGATGTGCCGGCGCATCCCGCTGCGGACCCGCACCATCCGCACCCCCTCCGGCACGGGCCCGCGGCCCAGCCTCGGCGCGACGGCGACTCCGAGGCCGGCGGCGACGAGGGCCAGCTGGGTGTGGTGCTCCCCGGCCATGTGGGAGACCCGCGGCTCGATGCCCTTGCCGCGCAGGGTCAGCATCAGCCAGTCGTGGCAGAACTCGCCCTGCGGCCAGGAGACCCACTCGTCGCCGGCGAAGTCCTCCAGCTCCGCCTCGGCCCGGCCGGCGAGCCGGTGGCCGGCGGGGATCGCGACATCGGCGGGATCATCGAGCAGCGGTGCCTTGGTGAGTCCGCCGGGCAGCGAGAGCGGCTTGTTGTACCAGTCGAGGACGACGGCCAGGTCGAGGTCGCCGCGGACGGTCCCGGGCACGGCGTCGTCCGGTTCCAGCTCGCGCAGCCGCACCCGGAGCCGGGGGTGTTCCCCGCGGAGCGTGCGCAGGGCCGCGGGGAGCAGGCCGCGTGCCGCGGTGGGGAAGGCGCCGATGCGCAGCTCGCCGACGGGCTGCCCGGCCCGCGCCTCCAGGTCCGCCTGGGCGAGTTCGACCTGGGAGAGGATGCGCGCCGCGTGCTCGGCGAGCAGCCGGCCGGCGTCCGTCAGCCGGATGCCGCGGCCGTTGCGTGCCAGCAGCCGCTGTCCGGTGTCCCGTTCGAGCTTGCCGAGCTGCTGCGATACGGCGGAGGTGGTGACGTGCAGTCCGGCGGCGGCCGCGCTGATGGAGCCGTGCCGGGCCACGGCGTCCAGGGTGCGCAGCCGGTCCAGGTTCAACATGTAAGCGATGCTAAACGGTGGGGTCCAGATTCTTTCGCTTGTCCTACGAGATCTCGCGGAGCATCGTGGGGCCCATGACCGCCCCCGCCACGACGGACGACTCCCGCTCCGCACCCGCCGCCCCGGCCCCCGGCCGCGGCACCGCCCGCCGCCCCGCCGTCGACTGGCGGATCCGCTTCGCCGTCCTCTCGCTGATCTGGGGCTTCAGTTTTCTGCTGATCAAGGTGGGAACGGAGGGCTACGCCCCGCTGCAGGTCACCCTCGGGCGGATGGTGTTCGGGACGGCGGTGCTGCTGGCCGCGCTGGGTCTGCGGCGGCAGCGCCTCCCCCGGGGCGCCCGCGCCTGGGGCCACCTGGCCGTCTCCGCCCTCTTCCTCAACGCGCTGCCGTACTCCCTCTTCGCCTACGCCGAGTTGACCATCTCCTCCACGCTGGCCGGGATCTGCAACGCCACCACCCCGCTCTGGGGCATGGCGCTGTCGATGGTCGCGCTCTCGGAGGACCGGCCGACCCGGCGCCGGGTGGCGGGCCTCGGCCTGGGCTTCATCGGTGTGCTGACCGTGCTGGGCGCCTGGCAGGGTTTCTCCGGGCAGGACCCGGCGGGCACGGCGATGGCCCTGGCCGCCTCGGCGAGCTACGCCGTCGGCTGGGTCCACGTCCGCCGCACCCTGGCGGGCCGGGCCGATTCCCATCTGGCGATGTCGAGCGCCCAGTTGCTGCTGGGCACCGCTCAACTGGCCGTCGTCACCCCGCTGTTCACCTCCGTCCCGGACTCCTTCCCGCTGGTGCCGCTGCTGGCCGTGACGGCGCTCGGCGCGCTCGGCACCGGTGCGGCCTTCCTCATCCAGTACGGGCTGGTCGCCGAGGTGGGGCCGACGACCGCGCAGATGGTCACGTACTTCATCCCCGTCATCGCGACAGCCGCCGGCGTGGCGCTGCTCGGCGAGCGCCTCGACTGGAACGTCCCGGCCGGAGCGCTGATCGTGCTGGCCGGGGCGGCGCTCACCCAGAGCCGGCGCCGCCGCCCTCAGGCGTAGCGCTCCGCGGGGGGCGGGCCGGCGGCCGCCGCGAGCGCCTCGGCCACCGTCTCGATCTCGTCCCGCGCCAGCGGCGACACGGTCACCCGCACCCCCGGGCGCGAGGCCGTGCGGAAGCGGGCGCCGGGGGCCACGGCCCAGCCGGCCCTCAGGAGCCGGGCGACCGCGCCGGTTTCATCGGGGACCGGCACCCAGACGTTCATCCCGCTCCGCCCCTGCGCCGCGACCCCCCGCCGCCGCAGCGCCGCCACCAGGGCCTCGCGCCGGGCGCCGTAGGAGCGGGCGACGGCCGCCGGGTCCACCGCGCCGGACCGCCACAGCTCCGTCACGGTGTGCTGCAGGAGATGGCTGACCCAGCCGGGGCCGAGCCGCTGCCGGCCCCGCACCCGGTCGGTGGTGAGCGCGTCCCCGGTGAAGACGGCGAGCCGGAGGTCGGGGCCGTACGCCTTGGCGGTGGAGCGGACGAAGGCCCAGTGCGGCACGCTTCCCGCCAGCGGGTGGAGGGGCAGGGAGACGATGCCGTGCCCGTGGTCGTCCTCGATGAGCAGCGTGCGCGGATGGCGGGCCAGGACGGCCCGCAGCTCCGCCGCCCGCGCCGCGCTCACGGCCGCGCCGGTCGGGTTCTGCGCGCGGTCGGTGACGACGAGCGCCCGCGCCCCCTCCCGGAGCGCCCGGTCGGCCTCGCCGGGCAGCGGCCCTTCGTCGTCGACCGCGACGGGCACCGCCCGCATCCCGAGCGCCGGCACGAGGTCGAGCATGCTGCCCCAGCCGGGGTCCTCGACCGCCACCGCGTCGCCGGGCCGGAGATGCGCGGCGAGCACGCGTTCGATCGCGTCCAGGGAGCCGGAGGTGACGCCGACGGGCCCGTCCGGCACCCCGTCGGCGTCCAGCTCCGCGCGGGCGGCCCGCGCCAGCTCCGGGTCCACGGACGGGGCCCCGTACAGGACCGGCCGCCCCGCGCAGCGGCGGGCGGCCTCGGCGAGCGCGGGCCCCAGTGGCGGCAGCAGGGCCGGATCCGGGTTGCCGGTGGACAGATCGCGCCCGCCCGGGGGCGCCTCGACCCGGATGGACTCCCGCGCGGTGCTGGCCGGCCGGGCGCGGACGCGGCTGCCCCGCCGGCCGTCCGTCTCGATCACCCCGCGGTCCCGCAGCAGGCGGTAGGCGGCGGCGACGGTGTTCGGGTTGACGCCCAGCTCTCCGGCGAGTTCCCGCAGGGGCGGCAGCCGCCTCCCGGGGGCGAGGGCGCCCGCGCCCACGCCCTCCTCCACGCTCGCCGCGATCTCGGCTGCGCGCCGCCCGCGGATCCGGTAATCTCCTAGCACAAAGCTCATTATGCACTAAGGCAAAGGAGAACGCCATGCCGGGGCCCGCCCCCTACGGACCGAGCGAGCGCACCACCCCGACCCGGGCCCGCCACCGCGCCTCGTACGACCGCGAGGTGGTGCACGCGATCCTCGACGAGGGCTGGGTCTGCCACCTCGGCTATATCCGCGACGGCGCGCCGGTCGTGCTCCCGACGATCTACGCCCGCGTCGGCGAGCGCCTGTACCTGCACGGCTCGACCGGCTCCCGCCCGCTGCGCGAGACGGAGGAGAGCGGGACCGGCCTGCCGGTCTGCGTGACCGTCACCCATGTCGACGGGGTGGTGCTGGCCCGGTCCGCCTTCCACCACTCCGTCAACTACCGCTCGGTGGTGGTCCACGGGACCGCCCGGAGCGTCCTCGGCCGGGAGGAGCGGGCGGCGGCCCTGAACGCCCTGGTCGACCAGGCCGTGCCCGGCCGCTCCCGGGACGCGCGCCCGGCGAACGCCAAGGAGCTCGCCGCCACGTCCGTCGTCTCCGTGGACCTGCGGGAGGTCTCGGCGAAGATCCGCACCGGCGGGCCGAACGACGAACCCGGGGACCTGGGCCTCCCCCACTGGAGCGGGGTCCTCCCGGTCGCCACCACCCGCGGCACCCCGCAGCCGGCCGCCGGCCTGGCCCCGTCCGTCGCCGTCCCGGCCTACCTCACCTCCGGCTGAGCCACCGCCGGCCGCCCCGTG from the Streptomyces xinghaiensis S187 genome contains:
- a CDS encoding Rieske (2Fe-2S) protein, which codes for MTGSQGSARSTSRRAVVTAAGAAGLTAALAACGDSGDSGAPAQQPDGGAAAPEAGADAGAGSGEAGGGTGGEAAGGGTELAKTADIPEGGGKVFPDQKVVVTQPAAGDFKAFSATCTHQGCAVKDVTDGLINCPCHGAKYSALDGSVKAGPAPKPLPPAKITVQGDAVMLG
- a CDS encoding pyridoxamine 5'-phosphate oxidase family protein — protein: MPGPAPYGPSERTTPTRARHRASYDREVVHAILDEGWVCHLGYIRDGAPVVLPTIYARVGERLYLHGSTGSRPLRETEESGTGLPVCVTVTHVDGVVLARSAFHHSVNYRSVVVHGTARSVLGREERAAALNALVDQAVPGRSRDARPANAKELAATSVVSVDLREVSAKIRTGGPNDEPGDLGLPHWSGVLPVATTRGTPQPAAGLAPSVAVPAYLTSG
- a CDS encoding SDR family oxidoreductase, which translates into the protein MQDSGKTAIITGASRGIGYGIAEALVARGDRVCITGRTEETLKEAVEKLGSDRVIAVAGKAHDPAHQAEAVERTMEAFGRVDYLVNNAGTNPVFGPIADLDLNVARKVFETNVVSALAFAQLTWKAWQRENGGAIVNIASVAGVSASPFIGAYGISKAAMVNLTLQLAHEYAPAVRVNAIAPAVVKTKFAEALYEGREEEAAAAYPLKRLGTPEDIGGAAEFLLSDRAGWITGQTLLVEGGIFLNAGVG
- a CDS encoding aminotransferase class I/II-fold pyridoxal phosphate-dependent enzyme, giving the protein MLGDYRIRGRRAAEIAASVEEGVGAGALAPGRRLPPLRELAGELGVNPNTVAAAYRLLRDRGVIETDGRRGSRVRARPASTARESIRVEAPPGGRDLSTGNPDPALLPPLGPALAEAARRCAGRPVLYGAPSVDPELARAARAELDADGVPDGPVGVTSGSLDAIERVLAAHLRPGDAVAVEDPGWGSMLDLVPALGMRAVPVAVDDEGPLPGEADRALREGARALVVTDRAQNPTGAAVSAARAAELRAVLARHPRTLLIEDDHGHGIVSLPLHPLAGSVPHWAFVRSTAKAYGPDLRLAVFTGDALTTDRVRGRQRLGPGWVSHLLQHTVTELWRSGAVDPAAVARSYGARREALVAALRRRGVAAQGRSGMNVWVPVPDETGAVARLLRAGWAVAPGARFRTASRPGVRVTVSPLARDEIETVAEALAAAAGPPPAERYA
- a CDS encoding HipA family kinase, with the protein product MLRDVTATRYIAPLREGGSLPGLVEADDLGLWVVKFAGAAQGRKTLVAEVICAELGRRLGLRVPEPAVVRLDPVLGLAEPDPEVQDLLKGGGPNFGARFLSGALGFDPLGWEMTPADAGRVVWFDALVGNVDRSWRNPNLLVRQGEPWLIDHGATMIWHHHWPSARKAAARPYDATDHVLAPFLPDVRRAAAELAPRVTADLLAEITARVPDAWLDGEPGFDGPEPLRRAYAEILLRRSEAVHESLLSAPAGAGDARAAR
- the fabG gene encoding 3-oxoacyl-ACP reductase FabG gives rise to the protein MSTTEQRVAIVTGGARGIGAATAVRLAEEGRAVAVLDLDEAACKDTVEKITAAGGTALAVGCDVSDAGQVEAAVARVAEELGAPVVLVNNAGVLRDNLLFKMSEGDWDTVMNVHLKGAFLMTRACQKYMVDAKFGRVVNLSSSSALGNRGQANYATAKAGLQGFTKTLAKELGKFGVTANAVAPGFIVTEMTAATAARVGMDFEDFQAAAASQIPVQRVGRPEDIANAIAFFTGDAAGFVSGQVMYVAGGPLN
- a CDS encoding DUF3037 domain-containing protein produces the protein MSAGADGRDVFEYALLRVVPRIERGECFNAGVAVYCRARSLVVARTHLDEARLRALDPRADAAGVRAALRAAEEFCQGGGGRAAEEDPGRRFRWLVAPRSTVLQPGPVHTGLTADPVAEAERLLALLVR
- a CDS encoding LysR family transcriptional regulator, which codes for MLNLDRLRTLDAVARHGSISAAAAGLHVTTSAVSQQLGKLERDTGQRLLARNGRGIRLTDAGRLLAEHAARILSQVELAQADLEARAGQPVGELRIGAFPTAARGLLPAALRTLRGEHPRLRVRLRELEPDDAVPGTVRGDLDLAVVLDWYNKPLSLPGGLTKAPLLDDPADVAIPAGHRLAGRAEAELEDFAGDEWVSWPQGEFCHDWLMLTLRGKGIEPRVSHMAGEHHTQLALVAAGLGVAVAPRLGRGPVPEGVRMVRVRSGMRRHIYAVWRADADRRPAIRAAVAALRQSAAGARDTGGADTADGGAVGGEC
- a CDS encoding pyridoxamine 5'-phosphate oxidase family protein is translated as MTATQRRGRRIMMSPEELDAFLTGQRTCRVATVGADGRPHVSALWFCWDGTSLWLYSLARSRRWAQLRHDPRLAVIVDDGEEYGELRGAELSGTAEFVGEVPRTGEPHPGLDAPERLFAGKYFGLEELPHDGRHGWLRLTPEAVASWDFRKLAEG
- a CDS encoding DMT family transporter, coding for MSYEISRSIVGPMTAPATTDDSRSAPAAPAPGRGTARRPAVDWRIRFAVLSLIWGFSFLLIKVGTEGYAPLQVTLGRMVFGTAVLLAALGLRRQRLPRGARAWGHLAVSALFLNALPYSLFAYAELTISSTLAGICNATTPLWGMALSMVALSEDRPTRRRVAGLGLGFIGVLTVLGAWQGFSGQDPAGTAMALAASASYAVGWVHVRRTLAGRADSHLAMSSAQLLLGTAQLAVVTPLFTSVPDSFPLVPLLAVTALGALGTGAAFLIQYGLVAEVGPTTAQMVTYFIPVIATAAGVALLGERLDWNVPAGALIVLAGAALTQSRRRRPQA